From Canis aureus isolate CA01 chromosome 7, VMU_Caureus_v.1.0, whole genome shotgun sequence, a single genomic window includes:
- the PFDN6 gene encoding prefoldin subunit 6, with the protein MAELIQKKLQGEVEKYQQLQKDLSKSMSGRQKLEAQLTENNIVKEELALLDGSNVVFKLLGPVLVKQELGEARATVGKRLDYITAEIKRYESQLRDLERQSEQQRETLAQLQQEFQRAQAAKAGASGKA; encoded by the exons ATGGCTGAGCTAATCCAGAAGAAGCTACAGGGAGAAGTGGAGAAATATCAGCAGCTACAGAAGG ACTTGAGTAAATCCATGTCGGGGAGACAGAAGCTTGAGGCGCAGCTAACAGAAAATAATATCGTGAAGGAG GAGCTGGCCCTGCTAGATGGATCCAACGTGGTCTTTAAACTTCTGGGTCCTGTGCTGGTCAAACAGGAGCTGGGAGAGGCTCGTGCCACAGTGGGGAAGAGGCTGGACTATATCACAGCTGAAAT TAAGCGATACGAATCCCAGCTCCGGGACCTTGAGCGGCAGTCAGAGCAACAGAGGGAGACCCTGGCTCAGCTGCAGCAGGAGTTCCAGAGGGCCCAGGCAGCCAAGGCAGGGGCTTCTGGGAAGGCCTGA
- the RGL2 gene encoding ral guanine nucleotide dissociation stimulator-like 2 isoform X2 — protein MLPRPLRLLWDASPPGGVVLSSFRSRDPEEGGGPGGRGVGGGQEEEEEEEEDEAPVSVWDEEEDGATFTVTSRQYRPLDPLAPTPPPRSSRRLRAGTLEALVRHLLDARTSGADVTFTPAFLATHRAFTSTPALLGLVADRLEALESHPTDELERTIGVATSVLSTWLASHPEDFGSEVKGQLDRLESFLLRTGYAAGEGVGGGSADLIRNLRFRVDPQAPDLPKPLALPGDPPADPTDVLVFLADHLAEQLTLLDAELFLHLVPSQCLGSLWGHRDRPGHSHLCPSVRATVTQFNKVAGAVVSSVLGATSAGEGPGEVTIRPLRPPQRARLLEKWIRVAEECRLLRNFSSVYAVVSALQSSPIHRLRAAWGEATRDSLRVFSSLCQIFSEEDNYSQSRELLLQEVKLQPSLESNSKKAPRSGSGSRGGGVVPYLGTFLKDLVMLDAASKDELENGYINFDKRRKEFAVLSELRRLQNECRGYDLRPDPDIQQWLRGLRPLTEAQSHRVSCEVEPPGTSDPPAPRVLRPTLVISQWTEVLGSVGGPTPLVSWDRPSVGGEEVPGTPAPLLTRLAQHMKWPSVSSLDSALESTPYLHSLADPSHLSPPASSPRPSRGHRRSASCGSPLSGGAEGASKGTEYRGGGSGPGASDCRIIRVQMELGEDGSVYKSILVTSQDKAPSVISRVLKKNNRDSAVASEYELVQLLPGERELTIPPSANVFYAMDGASHDFLLRQRRRPSTATLGLTSSPSASGTPPSEGGGGSFPRIKATGRKIARALF, from the exons ATGCTCCCGCGGCCCCTGCGGCTGCTTTGGGACGCGAGTCCCCCCGGGGGAGTCGTGCTGAGCAGCTTCCGGAGCCGAGACCCCGAAGAGGGTGGGGGCCCAGGTGGCCGGGGCGTGGgcggggggcaggaggaagaggaggaggaggaagaagacgAG GCCCCTGTGTCTGTctgggatgaggaggaggatggtgCCACCTTTACTGTCACAAGCCGCCAGTATCGGCCTCTTGATCCCTTG GCCCCGACGCCTCCCCCTCGGTCCTCCAGAAGGCTCCGAGCTGGCACTCTGGAGGCCCTGGTCAGACACCTGCTGGATGCCCGGACATCAGGGGCTGACGTGACCTTCACACCAGCTTTCCTGGCCACCCACAGGGCCTTCActtccacccctgccctgctAGGGCTTGTGGCTGACAG GCTGGAAGCCCTCGAATCTCATCCTACTGATGAACTAGAGAGGACAATAGG GGTAGCCACCTCTGTACTGTCAACCTGGCTGGCCTCTCACCCTGAGGATTTTGGCTCTGAGGTCAAGGGCCAGCTTGACCGGCTTGAGAGCTTCTTGCTTCGGACAGGGTATGCAGCAGGGGAGGGTGTTGGGGGGGGCAGCGCTGACCTCATCCGCAACCTCCGGTTCCGGGTGGACCCCCAGGCCCCCGACCTTCCTAAGCCCCTGGCCCTCCCCGGCGATCCCCCTGCTGACCCCACGGATGTCCTGGTGTTCCTCGCTGACCACTTGGCCGAACAGCTGACCCTGCTAGATGCG GAGCTGTTTCTCCATCTGGTCCCCTCTCAGTGCCTGGGGAGCCTGTGGGGTCACAGAGACCGGCCGGGACATTCCCACCTCTGCCCATCTGTCCGAGCTACTGTCACACAGTTCAACAAGGTGGCAGGGGCAGTGGTCAGCTCTGTCCTGGGAGCTACTTCAGCTGGAGAGGGGCCCGGGGAGGTGACCATTCGGCCACTGCGTCCTCCGCAGAGGGCCCGGCTCCTGGAAAAGTGGATCCGCGTGGCAGAG gagtgTCGTCTGCTCCGAAACTTCTCTTCGGTTTATGCTGTGGTGTCGGCCCTGCAGTCCAGCCCCATCCACAGGCTTCGAGCAGCCTGGGGGGAAGCCACCAG ggacagCCTCCGAGTCTTCTCCAGCCTCTGCCAGATCTTCTCCGAGGAGGATAATTATTCCCAGAGCCGGGAGCTCCTCTTGCAG GAGGTGAAGCTGCAGCCCTCTCTGGAGTCAAATTCCAAGAAGGCTCCGAGGTCTGGCTCTGGCTCCCGGGGTGGG ggcgtggtcccataTCTTGGCACCTTCCTGAAGGACCTCGTGATGCTGGACGCAGCCTCCAAGGATGAGCTGGAG AACGGATACATCAATTTTGACAAGCGGAGGAAG GAGTTTGCTGTCCTTTCTGAGCTGCGGCGGCTCCAGAACGAATGTCGTGGCTATGACCTCCGACCTGACCCTGATATCCAGCAGTGGCTGCGAGGGCTTCGGCCGCTGACAGAGGCCCAGAG CCATCGAGTGTCCTGTGAGGTGGAGCCACCTGGTACCAGTGACCCTCCTGCCCCAAGGGTGCTTCGGCCAACACTGGTCATCTCGCAATGGACAGA ggtcctgggctctgtCGGGGGACCCACCCCCCTTGTCTCCTGGGACCGGCCCagtgtggggggagaggaggtACCTGGAACCCCTGCTCCTCTGTTGACCAGGCTGGCCCAG CACATGAAGTGGCCATCTGTCTCATCTCTGGACTCTGCCCTGGAAAGCACTCCATACCTGCACAGTCTGGCGGACCCCAGCCACCTctctcccccagcctcctctcccAGGCCTTCTCGAGGTCACCGCCGTTCCGCCTCCtgtggctccccactcagtgggggtGCAGAAGGGGCCTCCAAGGGGACTGAATACAGGGGTGGGGGATCTGGGCCAGGGGCCTCTGATTGCCGAATCATCCGAGTCCAGATGGAGCTGGGGGAAGATGGCAGTGTCTACAAGAGCATCTTG GTGACAAGCCAAGACAAGGCTCCAAGTGTCATCAGTCGTGTCCTTAAGAAAAACAATCGTGACTCTGCGGTGGCTTCGGAATATGAGCTAGTGCAGCTGCTACCAGGGGAGCGAG AGCTGACCATCCCACCCTCGGCTAATGTTTTCTATGCTATGGATGGAGCATCACACGATTTCCTCCTACGGCAGCGGCGAAGGCCCTCTACTGCTACACTGGGTCTCACCAGCAGCCCCTCAGCCTCAGGAACTCCCCcaagtgagggaggagggggttcTTTTCCCAGGATCAAGGCCACAGGGAGGAAGATTGCCCGGGCACTGTTTTGA
- the TAPBP gene encoding tapasin isoform X2 codes for MKPLSLLLAVASALGTAVSAGPAVIECWMVEDAGGGRLAKKPAALLLRQGPGTPPPRPDLEPELYLKVHAVLTVLTYSPIAQIQLGQDALLDLRFAYMPSISEAAASLAPGPPPFGLEWRRQHLGKGHLLLAATPGLHEQMPAAQDGAVAFAAWDDDDPWGPWTGNGTLWLPAVQPFQEGTYLATVHLPYLQGQVALELSVQKPPKISLTPAPLVWAAPGEAPPELLCLVSRFYPAKGLEVEWELRGGPEGSFQKAEGQSWLSALRHHSDGSVSLSAHLQPIPVTAKHHGARYACRVHHPTLPTLGRSAEVTLEVAGLSGPSLEDSVGLFLSAFLLLGLIKALGWVAASRSTSKDPKEKKAQ; via the exons ATGAAGCCCCTATCTCTGCTCCTCGCCGTGGCGTCGG CCTTGGGGACGGCCGTCTCGGCGGGCCCGGCGGTGATAGAGTGCTGGATGGTGGAGGATGCGGGCGGGGGCCGCCTGGCCAAGAAACCCGCGGCCCTGCTGCTGCGCCAGGGCCCGGGCACTCCACCCCCGCGGCCGGACCTCGAACCCGAGCTCTACCTCAAAGTGCACG ctGTGCTGACTGTCCTCACCTACAGCCCCATCGCTCAGATCCAACTGGGACAAGATGCTCTGCTGGACTTGAGATTTGCCTACATGCCCTCCATCTCTGAGGCTGCTGCATCACTGGCCCCAGGTCCCCCTCCCTTTGGGCTGGAATGGCGACGCCAGCACCTGGGAAAAGGGCACCTACTCCTGGCTGCAACTCCAGGGCTGCATGAGCAGATGCCAGCTGCCCAAGACGGGGCAGTGGCATTTGCCGCCTGGGATGATGATGATCCATGGGGTCCATGGACTGGAAACGGGACCCTCTGGCTGCCTGCAGTACAGCCTTTCCAGGAGGGTACCTATCTGGCCACTGTACACCTGCCATACCTGCAAGGGCAGGTTGCCCTGGAGCTTTCTGTACAGA AGCCCCCCAAAATATCCTTGACACCGGCACCTCTTGTCTGGGCTGCCCCTGGGGAGGCACCCCCCGAGTTGCTCTGCCTTGTGTCCCGCTTCTATCCTGCCAAGGGCCTGGAGGTGGAATGGGAGCTCCGGGGTGGCCCAGAAGGCAGCTTTCAGAAGGCTGAGGGGCAGAGCTGGCTCTCCGCCCTGCGCCACCACTCAGATGGCTCTGTCAGCCTCTCTGCGCACCTGCAGCCCATCCCAGTCACAGCCAAGCACCATGGAGCGCGCTATGCCTGTCGTGTCCACCACCCAACCTTGCCCACCTTGGGGCGCAGTGCAGAAGTCACCCTGGAGGTGGCAG GACTCTCTGGGCCCTCCCTGGAGGACAGCGTGGGCCTCTTCCTGTCTGCCTTTCTCCTCCTCGGGCTCATCAAAGCGCTGGGCTGGGTGG CTGCCTCCAGATCTACTTCAAAAGATCCAAAGGAGAAG aaagcaCAGTGA
- the TAPBP gene encoding tapasin isoform X1, with amino-acid sequence MKPLSLLLAVASALGTAVSAGPAVIECWMVEDAGGGRLAKKPAALLLRQGPGTPPPRPDLEPELYLKVHDPAGTLQAAVRRYPSDAPPPHCELSRFIPLPASARWARGLTPGRSCPRALDGAWLMASVLSPIFSLSCLLRPQSEPQPEPALFTSATAVLTVLTYSPIAQIQLGQDALLDLRFAYMPSISEAAASLAPGPPPFGLEWRRQHLGKGHLLLAATPGLHEQMPAAQDGAVAFAAWDDDDPWGPWTGNGTLWLPAVQPFQEGTYLATVHLPYLQGQVALELSVQKPPKISLTPAPLVWAAPGEAPPELLCLVSRFYPAKGLEVEWELRGGPEGSFQKAEGQSWLSALRHHSDGSVSLSAHLQPIPVTAKHHGARYACRVHHPTLPTLGRSAEVTLEVAGLSGPSLEDSVGLFLSAFLLLGLIKALGWVAASRSTSKDPKEKKAQ; translated from the exons ATGAAGCCCCTATCTCTGCTCCTCGCCGTGGCGTCGG CCTTGGGGACGGCCGTCTCGGCGGGCCCGGCGGTGATAGAGTGCTGGATGGTGGAGGATGCGGGCGGGGGCCGCCTGGCCAAGAAACCCGCGGCCCTGCTGCTGCGCCAGGGCCCGGGCACTCCACCCCCGCGGCCGGACCTCGAACCCGAGCTCTACCTCAAAGTGCACG ACCCCGCGGGAACCCTCCAGGCCGCCGTCAGGAGGTACCCCTCGGACGCCCCCCCGCCACACTGCGAGCTCAGCCGCTTCATCCCGCTGCCCGCCTCGGCGAGGTGGGCCCGTGGCCTGACCCCGGGGCGGAGCTGCCCGCGGGCCCTGGACGGGGCGTGGCTCATGGCCAGTGTGCTCAGCCCGATCTTcagcctctcctgcctcctgagACCGCAGTCCGAGCCTCAGCCCGAGCCTGCGCTCTTCACTTCGGCGACAG ctGTGCTGACTGTCCTCACCTACAGCCCCATCGCTCAGATCCAACTGGGACAAGATGCTCTGCTGGACTTGAGATTTGCCTACATGCCCTCCATCTCTGAGGCTGCTGCATCACTGGCCCCAGGTCCCCCTCCCTTTGGGCTGGAATGGCGACGCCAGCACCTGGGAAAAGGGCACCTACTCCTGGCTGCAACTCCAGGGCTGCATGAGCAGATGCCAGCTGCCCAAGACGGGGCAGTGGCATTTGCCGCCTGGGATGATGATGATCCATGGGGTCCATGGACTGGAAACGGGACCCTCTGGCTGCCTGCAGTACAGCCTTTCCAGGAGGGTACCTATCTGGCCACTGTACACCTGCCATACCTGCAAGGGCAGGTTGCCCTGGAGCTTTCTGTACAGA AGCCCCCCAAAATATCCTTGACACCGGCACCTCTTGTCTGGGCTGCCCCTGGGGAGGCACCCCCCGAGTTGCTCTGCCTTGTGTCCCGCTTCTATCCTGCCAAGGGCCTGGAGGTGGAATGGGAGCTCCGGGGTGGCCCAGAAGGCAGCTTTCAGAAGGCTGAGGGGCAGAGCTGGCTCTCCGCCCTGCGCCACCACTCAGATGGCTCTGTCAGCCTCTCTGCGCACCTGCAGCCCATCCCAGTCACAGCCAAGCACCATGGAGCGCGCTATGCCTGTCGTGTCCACCACCCAACCTTGCCCACCTTGGGGCGCAGTGCAGAAGTCACCCTGGAGGTGGCAG GACTCTCTGGGCCCTCCCTGGAGGACAGCGTGGGCCTCTTCCTGTCTGCCTTTCTCCTCCTCGGGCTCATCAAAGCGCTGGGCTGGGTGG CTGCCTCCAGATCTACTTCAAAAGATCCAAAGGAGAAG aaagcaCAGTGA
- the RGL2 gene encoding ral guanine nucleotide dissociation stimulator-like 2 isoform X1 has protein sequence MLPRPLRLLWDASPPGGVVLSSFRSRDPEEGGGPGGRGVGGGQEEEEEEEEDEAPVSVWDEEEDGATFTVTSRQYRPLDPLAPTPPPRSSRRLRAGTLEALVRHLLDARTSGADVTFTPAFLATHRAFTSTPALLGLVADRLEALESHPTDELERTIGVATSVLSTWLASHPEDFGSEVKGQLDRLESFLLRTGYAAGEGVGGGSADLIRNLRFRVDPQAPDLPKPLALPGDPPADPTDVLVFLADHLAEQLTLLDAELFLHLVPSQCLGSLWGHRDRPGHSHLCPSVRATVTQFNKVAGAVVSSVLGATSAGEGPGEVTIRPLRPPQRARLLEKWIRVAEECRLLRNFSSVYAVVSALQSSPIHRLRAAWGEATRDSLRVFSSLCQIFSEEDNYSQSRELLLQQEVKLQPSLESNSKKAPRSGSGSRGGGVVPYLGTFLKDLVMLDAASKDELENGYINFDKRRKEFAVLSELRRLQNECRGYDLRPDPDIQQWLRGLRPLTEAQSHRVSCEVEPPGTSDPPAPRVLRPTLVISQWTEVLGSVGGPTPLVSWDRPSVGGEEVPGTPAPLLTRLAQHMKWPSVSSLDSALESTPYLHSLADPSHLSPPASSPRPSRGHRRSASCGSPLSGGAEGASKGTEYRGGGSGPGASDCRIIRVQMELGEDGSVYKSILVTSQDKAPSVISRVLKKNNRDSAVASEYELVQLLPGERELTIPPSANVFYAMDGASHDFLLRQRRRPSTATLGLTSSPSASGTPPSEGGGGSFPRIKATGRKIARALF, from the exons ATGCTCCCGCGGCCCCTGCGGCTGCTTTGGGACGCGAGTCCCCCCGGGGGAGTCGTGCTGAGCAGCTTCCGGAGCCGAGACCCCGAAGAGGGTGGGGGCCCAGGTGGCCGGGGCGTGGgcggggggcaggaggaagaggaggaggaggaagaagacgAG GCCCCTGTGTCTGTctgggatgaggaggaggatggtgCCACCTTTACTGTCACAAGCCGCCAGTATCGGCCTCTTGATCCCTTG GCCCCGACGCCTCCCCCTCGGTCCTCCAGAAGGCTCCGAGCTGGCACTCTGGAGGCCCTGGTCAGACACCTGCTGGATGCCCGGACATCAGGGGCTGACGTGACCTTCACACCAGCTTTCCTGGCCACCCACAGGGCCTTCActtccacccctgccctgctAGGGCTTGTGGCTGACAG GCTGGAAGCCCTCGAATCTCATCCTACTGATGAACTAGAGAGGACAATAGG GGTAGCCACCTCTGTACTGTCAACCTGGCTGGCCTCTCACCCTGAGGATTTTGGCTCTGAGGTCAAGGGCCAGCTTGACCGGCTTGAGAGCTTCTTGCTTCGGACAGGGTATGCAGCAGGGGAGGGTGTTGGGGGGGGCAGCGCTGACCTCATCCGCAACCTCCGGTTCCGGGTGGACCCCCAGGCCCCCGACCTTCCTAAGCCCCTGGCCCTCCCCGGCGATCCCCCTGCTGACCCCACGGATGTCCTGGTGTTCCTCGCTGACCACTTGGCCGAACAGCTGACCCTGCTAGATGCG GAGCTGTTTCTCCATCTGGTCCCCTCTCAGTGCCTGGGGAGCCTGTGGGGTCACAGAGACCGGCCGGGACATTCCCACCTCTGCCCATCTGTCCGAGCTACTGTCACACAGTTCAACAAGGTGGCAGGGGCAGTGGTCAGCTCTGTCCTGGGAGCTACTTCAGCTGGAGAGGGGCCCGGGGAGGTGACCATTCGGCCACTGCGTCCTCCGCAGAGGGCCCGGCTCCTGGAAAAGTGGATCCGCGTGGCAGAG gagtgTCGTCTGCTCCGAAACTTCTCTTCGGTTTATGCTGTGGTGTCGGCCCTGCAGTCCAGCCCCATCCACAGGCTTCGAGCAGCCTGGGGGGAAGCCACCAG ggacagCCTCCGAGTCTTCTCCAGCCTCTGCCAGATCTTCTCCGAGGAGGATAATTATTCCCAGAGCCGGGAGCTCCTCTTGCAG CAGGAGGTGAAGCTGCAGCCCTCTCTGGAGTCAAATTCCAAGAAGGCTCCGAGGTCTGGCTCTGGCTCCCGGGGTGGG ggcgtggtcccataTCTTGGCACCTTCCTGAAGGACCTCGTGATGCTGGACGCAGCCTCCAAGGATGAGCTGGAG AACGGATACATCAATTTTGACAAGCGGAGGAAG GAGTTTGCTGTCCTTTCTGAGCTGCGGCGGCTCCAGAACGAATGTCGTGGCTATGACCTCCGACCTGACCCTGATATCCAGCAGTGGCTGCGAGGGCTTCGGCCGCTGACAGAGGCCCAGAG CCATCGAGTGTCCTGTGAGGTGGAGCCACCTGGTACCAGTGACCCTCCTGCCCCAAGGGTGCTTCGGCCAACACTGGTCATCTCGCAATGGACAGA ggtcctgggctctgtCGGGGGACCCACCCCCCTTGTCTCCTGGGACCGGCCCagtgtggggggagaggaggtACCTGGAACCCCTGCTCCTCTGTTGACCAGGCTGGCCCAG CACATGAAGTGGCCATCTGTCTCATCTCTGGACTCTGCCCTGGAAAGCACTCCATACCTGCACAGTCTGGCGGACCCCAGCCACCTctctcccccagcctcctctcccAGGCCTTCTCGAGGTCACCGCCGTTCCGCCTCCtgtggctccccactcagtgggggtGCAGAAGGGGCCTCCAAGGGGACTGAATACAGGGGTGGGGGATCTGGGCCAGGGGCCTCTGATTGCCGAATCATCCGAGTCCAGATGGAGCTGGGGGAAGATGGCAGTGTCTACAAGAGCATCTTG GTGACAAGCCAAGACAAGGCTCCAAGTGTCATCAGTCGTGTCCTTAAGAAAAACAATCGTGACTCTGCGGTGGCTTCGGAATATGAGCTAGTGCAGCTGCTACCAGGGGAGCGAG AGCTGACCATCCCACCCTCGGCTAATGTTTTCTATGCTATGGATGGAGCATCACACGATTTCCTCCTACGGCAGCGGCGAAGGCCCTCTACTGCTACACTGGGTCTCACCAGCAGCCCCTCAGCCTCAGGAACTCCCCcaagtgagggaggagggggttcTTTTCCCAGGATCAAGGCCACAGGGAGGAAGATTGCCCGGGCACTGTTTTGA
- the ZBTB22 gene encoding zinc finger and BTB domain-containing protein 22, which produces MEPSPLSPSGAALPLPLSLAPPPLPLPAAAVVHVSFPEVTSALLESLNQQRLQGQLCDVSIRVQGREFRAHRAVLAASSPYFHDQVLLKGMTSISLPSVMDPGAFETVLASAYTGRLSMAAADIVNFLTVGSVLQMWHIVDKCTELLREGRASATTTTITPAAATSATVPGAGVPSGSGATVVPATVGSVRSHASSRASENQSPSSSNYFSPRESTDFSSSSQEAFPASAVGSGERRGGGPVFPAPVVGSGGATSGKLLLEADELCHDGGDERGPVVPGAGLRRPTYAPPSIMPQKHWVYVKRGGNSPAPAPLVPQDPDLEEDEEEDLVLTCEDDEDEELGGGSRVPEAGGREATLSISDVRTLTEPPDKGEEQVNFCESSNDFGSYDGGGPGAGLDDSGGPTPSSYAPSHPPRPLLPLDMQGNQILVFPSSSSSSSSSSSSQAPGQPPGNQAEHGAVTLGGTSSGALGMPGGPGGTPGGTGSGDGNKIFLCHCGKAFSHKSMRDRHVNMHLNLRPFDCPVCNKKFKMKHHLTEHMKTHTGLKPYECGVCAKKFMWRDSFMRHRGHCERRHRLVGGGGGGGPGPGGPTGPTLPLKRESPGAGGGSGDEASGATPQSSRRVWSPPSVHKVEMGFGGGGGTN; this is translated from the coding sequence ATGGAGccatctcctctctctcccagtgGGGCAGcactccccctgcctctgtcacTGGCTCCGCCCCCACTGCCCCTGCCTGCAGCTGCAGTGGTGCACGTGTCCTTTCCTGAGGTAACCAGTGCCCTTCTGGAGTCCCTCAATCAGCAGCGGCTACAGGGCCAGCTCTGCGACGTGTCCATCCGTGTGCAGGGCCGAGAGTTCAGGGCTCATCGTGCTGTCCTGGCTGCCTCCTCCCCTTACTTCCACGACCAGGTTTTACTCAAGGGCATGACCTCCATCTCGCTGCCCAGCGTCATGGACCCAGGCGCCTTCGAGACTGTCCTGGCTTCGGCTTACACTGGCCGTCTCAGCATGGCTGCTGCTGACATTGTCAACTTTCTCACAGTGGGGTCGGTGCTCCAAATGTGGCACATCGTGGATAAGTGCACTGAACTCCTCCGCGAAGGCCGGGCCTCagccactaccaccaccatcacccctgCTGCAGCCACCTCTGCCACTGTTCCTGGTGCTGGGGTCCCATCGGGGAGTGGGGCCACTGTGGTCCCTGCCACCGTGGGCTCCGTGCGCTCCCATGCCTCCAGCCGGGCCAGTGAGAATCAGTCCCCCAGCAGCAGCAACTACTTCAGCCCCCGAGAGTCCACTGATTTCTCATCTTCCTCCCAAGAGGCATTTCCAGCTTCTGCGGTGGGCAGCGGGGAGCGTCGAGGAGGTGGCCCTGTATTCCCAGCCCCTGTGGTTGGCAGTGGGGGGGCTACCTCTGGGAAGCTGCTGCTGGAGGCAGATGAGCTGTGCCATGACGGCGGGGACGAGAGGGGTCCTGTGGTTCCTGGGGCTGGGCTCCGGCGGCCCACCTACGCACCCCCCAGCATCATGCCACAGAAACACTGGGTATATGTGAAGCGGGGTGGAAATAGCCCAGCACCAGCACCCCTGGTTCCCCAAGACCCAGATCtggaagaggatgaggaggaagacCTGGTGTTGACCTGTGAGGATGATGAAGATGAAGAGCTGGGGGGTGGCTCCAGGGTTCCCGAGGCGGGAGGACGGGAGGCCACCCTAAGCATAAGTGATGTCCGCACCCTGACTGAGCCTCCGGACAAAGGAGAGGAGCAGGTCAATTTCTGTGAGTCTTCCAATGACTTTGGCTCCTATGACGGTGGGGGTCCTGGAGCAGGGCTTGATGATTCAGGGGGGCCAACCCCTTCCTCCtatgccccctcccaccctccaagGCCCTTGCTTCCCCTGGACATGCAGGGCAACCAGATCCTGGTTTTCCCATCATCTtcgtcctcctcttcctcttcctcttcctcacagGCTCCAGGCCAGCCACCAGGGAACCAGGCTGAACACGGGGCGGTGACCCTGGGGGGCACGTCGTCAGGGGCCCTGGGCATGCCTGGTGGTCCTGGGGGAACCCCCGGAGGGACAGGCAGTGGGGATGGGAATAAGATCTTTTTGTGCCACTGTGGGAAGGCGTTCTCACACAAGAGCATGCGTGATCGGCACGTGAACATGCACCTCAACCTGCGGCCCTTTGACTGCCCCGTGTGCAACAAAAAGTTTAAGATGAAGCACCACCTAACGGAGCACATGAAGACACACACAGGCCTCAAACCCTACGAGTGTGGTGTCTGCGCCAAGAAGTTCATGTGGCGAGACAGCTTCATGCGCCACCGGGGACACTGTGAGCGAAGGCACCGCCtggttgggggcgggggcgggggcgggccagGACCCGGGGGGCCCACCGGGCCAACCTTGCCCCTCAAGAGAGAGTCCCCTGGAGCGGGCGGGGGCAGCGGTGACGAGGCAAGTGGGGCCACGCCCCAGTCCAGCCGCAGGGTCTGGTCCCCACCCAGCGTCCACAAGGTGGAGATGGGCTTTGGTGGAGGTGGAGGAACAAACTGA